The genomic segment TATCCTCCACCAACTCGGGATGCTCCATATCACTGTCAGTCGGGGACATGAGCAATCCGCCTGCTCCAATAATTTGGATGACTTCGATCGCCCGCGGGTACAGCTTCGGAAGCAGTCCTCGAATGGTTTCGAGCTGTACGTAACCCGGCATGAGCTCGCCCGACGGCAACGTCTCGTATTCCAGCTCAGCTGTCCTCAGGAGGGCTCTGACCGATTCCAGCGATTGCGCTAGCTCCCCGAGAATGTTTTGGACATTCGGATAGATGTCTACCCCGATGGAGTCTGCCAGCCGCATGGCAACCTCCGTGGCAAATTGGAGCTTCAACAGTCCTCTCACCCCTGTCTGGTGCGCCGGCTGCTGTCCGATGCCTGTCTTTGGATAAAGCAGGTTGGCCGCTTCTACATTGTTGTACAGGAATAAGCGCTCCCAAGGTACAAGCACGTCTTTAAAGACAAGAACCGCATCCATTTCTTCGAAGCGCGATGCTAAAGGATGGTCATAAACCGAACGAATTCCATCCTGCATGGGCTCTCTACAAATGATGCGCAAGCCCGGCGTGTTAATCGGAATGGCAAAAGCCAAGGCGTAACGCTCATCTCCTGGCTTGAACCCAGGGAACGAATAAATGAAGACTTCATCCGTGATTGGCGCCAGTGTTGCGAGCATTTTCGCTCCTTTGACAATCAGGCCTTCCGGTGTCTCCTCTACTGCCCCCAAATGGGTGTACACATCGTTTTGTTCGTGCGAGGACTTGCTTCGGTCATTTTGCGGATTGATAATCGCATGCGTCAAAAATAGGTCTTGGTCGCGAACATACTTGTAATAATTTTTCACGTTTTCCGCCCACTGCGGATTGTACCTTTCCAAGAAAGACGCATTGCTGTATAGCGACGTCAAGACGACATTGAGAAAATCCGGCGTTCTTCCCATCAAGCCAAAAGTGGCTTCCGCGTAAGCTTCGTACAAGGCTCGTTTCGCCCGCAATTCCTCAGGGGTTTTAGCAACGAGAAAGGCGTTGTTTACACGTTCGCCAGTCTCCTGACAAATATGGGTAATCTTTTCCTGGTACTTCTCGTCATGCTGCATGTCATACAGTTTGGCTATTTCATGAATCGGCTGTCGAAAAACAGATTCCTCACATACGTTTGTCACCTTTCTGCCTTGCAGCCAAATCTCCGGTTGCCGTGATATCAAGCCCCGAATGTATTGGTCACCTGTACGGATTCCCACCACAATACCTCCCTGCTGTTTTTTGTTGATTGCGCCGTTTTTGTTCTTAAACCGCATTATAGTGTCTGTCTTTTCTGAAAAATGTAACCCACTTAACATCACGGCTGAAAAATATAAAATGCCGCTCCCACCTTTCAGGGGAAACTGAGGATATGTAAACGAATTAACATTATTTCTGTTTATCTTTCGTATGCATGTCATTTTCACGTTGAAATATTGGTAAGGAGCTCTTTGTTTTCATATAATCAAAAGTAGTAAGTTCAGAAAATTAAGATTTAATCTAGAGTAGACGATTGGAAGAGGCCAGATCATTGATGAGGAAAGGAGCGGTGATGATGGTATCCCCTTTTGAAACGGATTTGAAATGGGAAACCCTTTTAGAATACGGCACCCGTCAATTTGTGAAAGGAAAAACAGCAATCTATAAGCAAGAGACGATGGGAGAAGGTTTTTATTACCTTCATAAGGGATTAGTCAAGATTGTGACCTCTACCTTCAAGGGGAAAGATCGCCTGGTGAACATCGTAGTCCCTGGTCAAATCATGGGACTTCAAACGATGGATCAACAACCTCATTTCACCACGGCTATTGCTGTAAAGAATGCAGTCGTCTACCATTTCTCCTGTTTGCAATTCCTCGAAATGCTGAAAGCACGCCCTGAACTCTTGTCTCTTTTCACCCAAACAATCAATCAAAAAATGCGGATTCTTCTAACCGCCATCAACATGAAGGCATTGACTTCAGAAGAGCAAATCGCTCGCCTCCTGCTCAACATTTGCGAAGACTTCAAAAACCACGAGGTTCCCCTCACGCAACAAGAGCTTGCGGAATGTGCTGGCCTCACCCGTATCACTGTCTACAAGATCCTGAAGGTATGGAAGGAACATGGCATCATTGAAATCAAAAACCGATCCTTTGTCGTCAAACGCCCAGATATGCTGAAGCCCCCACAACTCACGGCACACACTGCTCGCACAGTGTAAGTCTATCCATGTGAAAGGTGGTCAAAATGGCCTGTCTCCGCTATCAGTGGACCCCGTACCTGATGTATGGCAAGAAGATCGAAATGGGAAAACATACAACGATCTACCATCAAGGCGATGTGGGAACTGGATTTTATTATCTAGACAAAGGGAGCGTAAAGATCACTCTCTTATCTGAGAACGGGCATGAGCGGTCTATCGATTACATTCCCACAGGTGGGTTGTTCGGGGAGCACGGCGCCTATAACGGCACATACCTGACGTCAGCCATAACTACTGCTCCTTCTGTCATTTACTTTTTCTCCGACGAGGTCTTATCGCGCGTATGCCAAGACCACCCACAGTCGGCAGTGATCTTCACCAATTCACAAATCTATAAACTCCGTCTCCTGGCTGAAATCATCGCGTTTACTGATAGTCCAATTGAGCTTGCGATGGCTAATTATCTGCTTAAACTGATAGCTGTGTACGGAAATAATCATATCCCTATCGATCAGTTGTCTTTTGCCCGCTATATTGATACGTCTCGCATTACGGTGAACAAGACTTTGCAGAAATGGCGACAGCAAGGCTTGATAGAGCTATCTGAGCGTAGTGCCATTCGAGTTGTGGATGTAGAGGGATTGCGTGGGATTTATTCTCGCCTCCAATGTAAATAGGGCGAAGCCTAATCAGGCTCGCCCCTCTGCATTGAAAATAACCTTTGAAACTCTTGCTACAGCCCTGTTCGGTCCTGCTCAGAGCAGATGCATCTTGGCTTCTGCCTCGTCCCACGGCACCGAGTAGCCTGCCCCCTTGGCGCAAAAGATCGAGGAGGATGTATAAAGCGGATCTGCATCCTTTTCATAGCGTTTCCTTTCTATCACTTCCTCCGCGTTATGGCAGCGATCGTATCCGCCAAATACACAGCGGATGCTGCCTCGTCCATGCGTGAAGGAAGCGAATTCGGTGCTGTAATTCATGAATGTTGCCACGGGCACCCTTCCCGTAATGAACGCATGCGTATCCGACATCTGCGGTGGCTCGAACGAACCTGAGGCGCGCTGAATATCCGAAAGTACCCTCCCCATCTCGTTCATTCCCACCTTTATTTTGAAGTCATAGTATGGTTCTAACAGCATATTCTCCGCTTTCTCCAGTCCCTGCCGCAGCGCGCGGAAGGTGGCCTCACGAAAGTCGCCCCCAGCAGTATGTTCGTTATGCGCACGGCCTCTTAGGAGCGTAATTTTCATGTCGGTGACCGGCATGCCTGTCAATAGCCCATGATGCTCCCGTTCGTAGAGATGAGACCGAACCAGATTCTGGTAGTTAAAACTCAGTTCATCAGGATGACATACGCTAGTAAAGTGGATTCCGCTGCCTCGCTCTCCCGGTTCAAGCAGGAGGTGCACTTCCGCGTAATGCCTGAGCGGCTCGAAGTGCCCATACCCCGTCACAGCAAACTGTATCGTTTCTTTATACAAGATTTCCGGTTGGCCGAAAGAGACAACGAAACCGAAGCGTTCCTTCACAACCTGCTCCAGCACTTCTAATTGGATCAGACCCATGACGCGAATGTGAATCTCTTGCAAACTCTCTTCCCAAACCACATTCAGAGACGGGTCCTCCGCATTCAGAATGCGAAACGCAGCGAGCACTTGCTGCACGTGAAGCGAACCGTCAAACTGTACTTTGGACTGTAGTGTCGGCTCAGTCTCATAAGCAAACTTGTCTGAGTAGAGCCCCACCCCTTGTCCAGCTTCGGCTTCGGACAAGCCGACGACCGCGAACAAATCGCCGGCAGCTACTTGTTCAACCGCGTGTGATTTTCTACCATTAAACAGTAAGATTTGTGTAATCTTCTCTTCGTATCGAAGTCCGCCGCTCTCATAGCTAAGCAGCTCCCGTACCTTCAGCTTGCCGCTTAGCGCTTTGACGAACGTAAGCCTCAACCCGTTTGCTGCGTGTCGAATTTTATAAATGCGCCCCCCGAACGGAGCCGTCTCGTCATAAGACGCAGTCGTCAACAAAGATAGTTGATTCAGGAATTCTGCCACGCCATCATCCTGTAGTGCCGAGCCGCAGGCGCAGGGGAAAAGACGCCCATCTCGTATCATCTCCTGCAAGGCACCCAGCCAGAATTCTTGATCGTCCCTTTCCTCTAAAAATGCTTCCAGCAGTGAGTCGTTCCGCTCTGTCATCATTTCCCGTAGTCCTTCGCTGACAATACCGTTAGCGAAATTGTCCCTGATGCAACAGACATCCCCAGTCAACTGACTGCGTATCTCCTCTTCCGTCCTGCTAGCATCCGCGCCGATCCGATCTGTTTTATTGATGAAGAAAAATGTCGGTATCCGATGTTTGCGCAACAACTGCCAGACTGTTTCGGTATGACCCTGAACACCTTCTACCGCACTGACAATCACGATAGCGTAATCCATTACTCCGAGCGCCCGCTCCATCTCGGAAGAAAAATCGACGTGTCCAGGGGTGTCGATCAAATAATAAACATCGCCCTTATGGTGCATAACCGCCTGATCGGCGAATACGGTAATGCCTCTTTTCCTCTCGATATCGTGGCTGTCCAAAAAGGCATCTTGATGATCCACCCGGCCCCGCGACCGGATGCTGTTCGTATGGTATAGCAACTGTTCGGCGAAAGTAGTCTTGCCCGCATCCACATGGGCAAACAAGCCGATCGTAAGACGCTTCATGTTATCCCTCTTCCATAGCTACTCGACTGCCATTTCTTTTTTCATTAAAACATAAGAATGGAGAAGAAGAATAGTTGTCTAACGCTTTCTTGTAAATTGCCGTATCCATTCGCACATTTTCATTTACTACAGGCTCGTATCAGTTGCCAAGCTTCCCCCATTTGCATGCTCTATACCATGCAGAGAGAAGCGAGGTGATCACTATGACTGACGTAGTAGTAATCCTATTCAGACGTATCAGAGTGAATGGCGTACGGAGGCGAATTATTCGCGACGTTAGCATCATTGGAAGTGCCGCACCATGCAGCCAATTATTAATGATTGGTAGACGTGTGGGTCCTGCTGCACGTTGTCTTTTGAATAACGGGTTCCAACGTGTGTTATCAAGAGATAATGTTTTGGTGTTTATCCGAGTAAGGTAAATGAGTTCGTATGAAAACGGTAGCGAATAGGGTTACCGTTTTCTTTTTGTTTGTACGCTGGATTATCAAGGGCTTCCATTCGTGTTTTACTTCATAGCTTCGTCAAACACAGATTCTATTTGATCAACCTCTTTCGACACCGCGAATAAAACAAACTGCCCTTTCGTCTTCAAAACATGCTTTTCGATGAGAAAATACTCCTCTGGGCGATAGTCTTTCAATTTGATTGTTTGTGCCTCGATTCGTTGTTGTATGTTCTGTATTACATTTTCGGTGTCGCTCGCATCTTTGACTTTGATAACAGCCAGTTCTTCCGCTTTCACATTGGATGAAGCCGTGTACAGGATGAAATCCTCCACTTTTCCTGCCTCGATCTGATACAACTTTTGCAGCTTCTCCAGATCCCCTTGCTTCATATTCTGAAAACTTACCGTTTGTTGAATTTTTTCTCCTACTTCTGCGGCCGAAAGTTCTTCGGAAGTTCCGACGTCACTGGAGCATCCGGCCAACATTCCCATTCCGATAGCAACCATAAGCAGTACAGACAAAAATCGCTTCATTCCAATCACTCCATGATGTTCAGAATAGAGGTGTCTTCAAAAAACGTTTTGACGTTGTAAAGGAATAGCATCTCATGAAACTGCCGATCTTGTATGAGTTTTGTTACGGATTCCTCATAATAGCGAAGGTCAACGACATCAATCTCAGCGAAGTGTTCGGACAAAAAGGGAATCAGGCTATTGGCGTACGAATCTTTCACTACCAGCAGCTTCTTCCCGTCCGGATGGTCCGTTGTGATTCGGACCAGTGCATGGTTGCCGTTCAGGAATACCGCATACTTATCCTTTTTGGCCAAATTGTCCATCTGGTACAAGGAATCCGCGGTACGGCCTTCGTCCACGTACTCCAGCTTCTTTTTGCTTTCCTCTTTCGGCAGATAAAGATCGATACGATCAGGCTGCAGATGACGGAAGCCGCTTTTCGAATAGAGCGATCCGTAGAAGGCGTCCGTCACCTGCCGGATGTTGAACGCAGCTTCGTCTTTTGGAACAATCCCCATCTGCTTGCACAACACCCGATAAGCATAATAAGCGCCTTTGCTCGTCCAATGATGATCCGTTTTATAAAAAATGGCTTCTTCGCGTCCGGCATACAGCGCGGGATAGACATCAACGAAGCGAATACCAGACGGGAGCGATTGCCGAACTAGATTCAGCGCTGCATGTTCGTCGCCCATTGGTGCGTAGGCTGGCAGTTTATCCCGAAGCAACGCGGCGGCGGTCGGTACCAGCATGATGTACTTGCGAAGGTCGGGCGTTGTCTGGTGAATCGACTGGATGGCCTGAACTCTGTCATTCACCTCTGTTTCCAGCGGCGATGAGAAATGTTGAATCAGGTACCCATCTTTGCCCAGATAAACACCGTTGCTGTCCTTTTTACCCATAACACGATCCGCATCCGTTTTTAGCCCGATCCAAACGTCCCGGAAAGCAAATTGATCGGTGATATAGGTCTCGTAATCAGAAGTGAACTTCCCCGCCAGCAGTGATCGCAGTGAAAAAGGCGGTCTCCTCTCGAGCACCCTGTTTTCCGATTCCGAGAATGTCTGATCAGGGGTCAGTATGTTCAAAACGGCCACCATGACGATAAATAGCAAGAACAACAAGCCCGTCACGGCTCGTGTCCGTTTGTCATATCTGGTCAAGTCCGCTCCCTCCCCTCAAAACCGAAAATATAAGAATGGATTGTAATCCTCAAAGACCAAATAAGCTGACGACAAAACTAAACTGATGATAAAAAGTGCCAATACAGCGATCATGCCTACCGAATTCCATCGCGCTTTCATCTGCTCCCATCCTTTCCGGGGCAGCGGTGTCGCGCACAAGGCCAACAGAACGAGCAATCCCCCATACGTCGTCAGTTCGTAGAGCGCCTGGCGATCCACCCATTCGTGCGTCCCGAAACCAAACATCG from the Brevibacillus brevis genome contains:
- a CDS encoding 4-hydroxyphenylacetate 3-hydroxylase family protein, encoding MGIRTGDQYIRGLISRQPEIWLQGRKVTNVCEESVFRQPIHEIAKLYDMQHDEKYQEKITHICQETGERVNNAFLVAKTPEELRAKRALYEAYAEATFGLMGRTPDFLNVVLTSLYSNASFLERYNPQWAENVKNYYKYVRDQDLFLTHAIINPQNDRSKSSHEQNDVYTHLGAVEETPEGLIVKGAKMLATLAPITDEVFIYSFPGFKPGDERYALAFAIPINTPGLRIICREPMQDGIRSVYDHPLASRFEEMDAVLVFKDVLVPWERLFLYNNVEAANLLYPKTGIGQQPAHQTGVRGLLKLQFATEVAMRLADSIGVDIYPNVQNILGELAQSLESVRALLRTAELEYETLPSGELMPGYVQLETIRGLLPKLYPRAIEVIQIIGAGGLLMSPTDSDMEHPELVEDMEKFYAGREGISGTDRVRLFKLAWDLCGEAFGQRLLQYERYYTGDPVRKLAIFYNNYKKSHACTMVDDALSVFAAKSASQTEQVL
- a CDS encoding Crp/Fnr family transcriptional regulator, translated to MACLRYQWTPYLMYGKKIEMGKHTTIYHQGDVGTGFYYLDKGSVKITLLSENGHERSIDYIPTGGLFGEHGAYNGTYLTSAITTAPSVIYFFSDEVLSRVCQDHPQSAVIFTNSQIYKLRLLAEIIAFTDSPIELAMANYLLKLIAVYGNNHIPIDQLSFARYIDTSRITVNKTLQKWRQQGLIELSERSAIRVVDVEGLRGIYSRLQCK
- a CDS encoding Crp/Fnr family transcriptional regulator; translated protein: MVSPFETDLKWETLLEYGTRQFVKGKTAIYKQETMGEGFYYLHKGLVKIVTSTFKGKDRLVNIVVPGQIMGLQTMDQQPHFTTAIAVKNAVVYHFSCLQFLEMLKARPELLSLFTQTINQKMRILLTAINMKALTSEEQIARLLLNICEDFKNHEVPLTQQELAECAGLTRITVYKILKVWKEHGIIEIKNRSFVVKRPDMLKPPQLTAHTARTV
- a CDS encoding GTP-binding protein; its protein translation is MKRLTIGLFAHVDAGKTTFAEQLLYHTNSIRSRGRVDHQDAFLDSHDIERKRGITVFADQAVMHHKGDVYYLIDTPGHVDFSSEMERALGVMDYAIVIVSAVEGVQGHTETVWQLLRKHRIPTFFFINKTDRIGADASRTEEEIRSQLTGDVCCIRDNFANGIVSEGLREMMTERNDSLLEAFLEERDDQEFWLGALQEMIRDGRLFPCACGSALQDDGVAEFLNQLSLLTTASYDETAPFGGRIYKIRHAANGLRLTFVKALSGKLKVRELLSYESGGLRYEEKITQILLFNGRKSHAVEQVAAGDLFAVVGLSEAEAGQGVGLYSDKFAYETEPTLQSKVQFDGSLHVQQVLAAFRILNAEDPSLNVVWEESLQEIHIRVMGLIQLEVLEQVVKERFGFVVSFGQPEILYKETIQFAVTGYGHFEPLRHYAEVHLLLEPGERGSGIHFTSVCHPDELSFNYQNLVRSHLYEREHHGLLTGMPVTDMKITLLRGRAHNEHTAGGDFREATFRALRQGLEKAENMLLEPYYDFKIKVGMNEMGRVLSDIQRASGSFEPPQMSDTHAFITGRVPVATFMNYSTEFASFTHGRGSIRCVFGGYDRCHNAEEVIERKRYEKDADPLYTSSSIFCAKGAGYSVPWDEAEAKMHLL
- a CDS encoding DHHW family protein, with product MTRYDKRTRAVTGLLFLLFIVMVAVLNILTPDQTFSESENRVLERRPPFSLRSLLAGKFTSDYETYITDQFAFRDVWIGLKTDADRVMGKKDSNGVYLGKDGYLIQHFSSPLETEVNDRVQAIQSIHQTTPDLRKYIMLVPTAAALLRDKLPAYAPMGDEHAALNLVRQSLPSGIRFVDVYPALYAGREEAIFYKTDHHWTSKGAYYAYRVLCKQMGIVPKDEAAFNIRQVTDAFYGSLYSKSGFRHLQPDRIDLYLPKEESKKKLEYVDEGRTADSLYQMDNLAKKDKYAVFLNGNHALVRITTDHPDGKKLLVVKDSYANSLIPFLSEHFAEIDVVDLRYYEESVTKLIQDRQFHEMLFLYNVKTFFEDTSILNIME
- a CDS encoding DUF4358 domain-containing protein is translated as MKRFLSVLLMVAIGMGMLAGCSSDVGTSEELSAAEVGEKIQQTVSFQNMKQGDLEKLQKLYQIEAGKVEDFILYTASSNVKAEELAVIKVKDASDTENVIQNIQQRIEAQTIKLKDYRPEEYFLIEKHVLKTKGQFVLFAVSKEVDQIESVFDEAMK